In Methylobacterium aquaticum, the following are encoded in one genomic region:
- a CDS encoding glycoside hydrolase family 108 protein, whose amino-acid sequence MTANTFERALSLVLKHEGGWSDHPQDPGGPTNLGVTIGTLSAVLGRPATKADVKALTPAKVAPVYRQRYWDAVEADDLPAGLDYAVFDWAVNSGPARAAIALQRLVGVADDGHIGPVTLQAVAGHDRQQLIGSLCDARMGFLKALSNWPTFGKGWSSRVAGVRNDALEIMAQAMMAHAVDPAKCPTCGKPLAA is encoded by the coding sequence ATGACCGCGAACACATTCGAGCGGGCGCTTTCACTCGTCCTCAAACATGAAGGGGGGTGGTCGGACCATCCGCAGGATCCTGGCGGGCCGACCAACCTGGGCGTCACGATCGGCACGCTGTCGGCCGTTCTAGGTCGGCCGGCGACGAAGGCCGACGTGAAGGCGCTGACGCCCGCTAAGGTCGCCCCCGTCTACCGGCAGCGGTACTGGGACGCGGTCGAGGCTGACGACCTGCCCGCAGGCCTCGACTATGCGGTGTTCGACTGGGCCGTGAACAGCGGGCCGGCGCGGGCCGCCATCGCCCTGCAGCGCCTCGTCGGCGTGGCGGATGACGGCCACATCGGCCCGGTCACCCTGCAGGCGGTGGCAGGCCACGACCGGCAGCAACTGATCGGCTCGCTCTGCGACGCCCGGATGGGCTTCCTCAAGGCGCTGTCGAACTGGCCGACCTTCGGCAAGGGCTGGTCGAGCCGCGTCGCCGGGGTGCGGAATGATGCGCTTGAGATAATGGCGCAGGCGATGATGGCGCATGCGGTCGATCCGGCGAAGTGCCCGACCTGCGGCAAGCCGCTGGCGGCATGA